From one Bradyrhizobium sp. Ash2021 genomic stretch:
- a CDS encoding iron-sulfur cluster assembly protein: MTVASGPYAGRTSEIWDRLHHVTDPELDESVTELGFVTSVEVDAIDHVHIQFRLPTYWCAANFAFMMADDMRAAVSALPWVRGASVVLGEHMYADKINCGISQGLSFQETFGSEATADLSEVRRTFLLKAFQRRQEALLSQLMARGYTAEQLVTMILADVQALVVEKEGQDLVGRYLERREIVGPCSPDAPAFLSAEGRRLPAEGLEVYVRGLRRVGVNAEFNGALCRGLLSARFDMTTPLPERPKVNPS, translated from the coding sequence ATGACCGTTGCCAGCGGACCATATGCCGGTCGTACGTCCGAGATCTGGGATCGGCTACACCATGTGACCGACCCGGAACTCGACGAGTCGGTGACAGAACTCGGCTTCGTCACTAGCGTGGAGGTGGATGCCATCGACCATGTCCACATCCAGTTCCGTCTACCGACCTATTGGTGCGCCGCCAACTTCGCCTTCATGATGGCGGACGATATGCGTGCGGCCGTGAGCGCCTTGCCATGGGTTCGCGGTGCGAGCGTCGTTCTTGGCGAGCACATGTATGCCGACAAGATCAACTGCGGTATTTCGCAGGGCCTGTCGTTCCAGGAAACCTTCGGCAGCGAGGCAACCGCAGATTTGAGTGAAGTGCGTCGCACCTTTCTCCTGAAGGCGTTTCAGCGCCGCCAGGAAGCACTGCTGAGTCAGCTGATGGCTCGGGGTTACACGGCGGAACAACTCGTCACGATGATCCTTGCCGATGTCCAGGCGCTGGTTGTCGAAAAGGAAGGCCAAGACCTGGTGGGGCGCTATCTGGAGCGGCGCGAGATCGTTGGACCGTGCAGCCCGGATGCGCCGGCATTCCTGTCGGCGGAGGGGCGGCGTCTCCCGGCCGAGGGCCTCGAGGTTTATGTCAGAGGCCTGCGGCGCGTCGGTGTCAACGCCGAGTTCAACGGCGCCTTGTGCCGTGGCCTGTTGTCGGCGCGCTTCGACATGACGACCCCTTTGCCCGAGCGTCCCAAGGTGAATCCGTCTTAG
- a CDS encoding amidohydrolase family protein codes for MFKTKDGEEIFVIDGHTHFWDGSPQNQKNVHGKQFIDCFYAYHSNLSPKEWLWPKEKFEKYDAQTMHDDLFVHGYDDMAILQSTYLSDFYKKGFNNIERNYAMKKAYPNRFIINGAFDPRDGERGLDQLRADAEKYHLKGVKLYTAEWKGDSKGYKLTDPASYRFLEEAEKLGIKNIHVHKGPTILPLNRDAFDVADVDDVATSFQNLNFIIEHCGLPRLDDFCWIATQETNVYGGLAVALPFIHTRPGYFAHVISELLFWLGEDKLLYGSDYGIWTPKWLIEKFMAFELPDDVARETGVSLSLTAKKKILGLNAARLYDVDITAQKQKLMAPLAAAS; via the coding sequence ATGTTTAAGACCAAGGACGGCGAAGAGATCTTTGTGATCGACGGGCATACTCATTTCTGGGACGGCAGCCCGCAAAACCAAAAGAATGTACACGGCAAGCAATTCATCGATTGCTTCTACGCCTATCACTCAAATCTCAGCCCGAAGGAATGGCTGTGGCCGAAGGAGAAGTTTGAAAAGTACGATGCGCAGACCATGCACGACGATCTCTTTGTGCATGGCTATGACGATATGGCGATCTTGCAATCGACCTACCTGTCCGACTTCTACAAGAAGGGCTTCAACAACATCGAGCGCAACTATGCGATGAAGAAGGCCTATCCCAACCGCTTCATCATCAATGGCGCGTTCGATCCGCGGGACGGCGAGCGAGGCCTCGATCAGCTGCGCGCCGACGCGGAGAAATACCACCTGAAGGGCGTCAAGCTGTATACCGCCGAATGGAAGGGAGACTCCAAAGGCTACAAGCTGACCGATCCGGCGTCCTACCGGTTCCTGGAAGAAGCAGAGAAGCTCGGAATCAAGAACATTCATGTTCATAAGGGGCCGACGATTTTGCCCCTGAACCGCGACGCCTTCGATGTCGCCGACGTGGATGATGTCGCGACATCCTTCCAGAACCTGAACTTCATCATCGAGCATTGCGGCCTGCCGCGGCTGGACGATTTCTGCTGGATCGCCACGCAGGAGACCAACGTCTATGGCGGTCTTGCCGTCGCGCTGCCGTTCATTCATACGCGGCCGGGCTATTTTGCTCACGTCATTTCCGAGCTGCTGTTCTGGCTCGGCGAGGATAAGCTGCTTTACGGCAGCGATTACGGCATCTGGACGCCGAAATGGCTGATCGAGAAATTCATGGCCTTCGAGCTGCCGGACGATGTGGCCAGGGAGACCGGCGTGTCGTTGTCGCTGACCGCGAAGAAGAAAATTCTTGGGCTGAATGCGGCGCGCCTCTACGACGTCGATATCACGGCGCAGAAGCAGAAGCTGATGGCTCCTCTGGCGGCCGCATCATGA
- a CDS encoding MmoB/DmpM family protein — MSQHQANIFKSMKDVRFEGTISHQCGVTMNDSVEARVIAEVMADKAGITVTYMPAMIRIDGNGKILFDMAEISEALGRVMTPHLFEISTSTHYGRMVMIDDNTVALFGDMNDALAYE; from the coding sequence ATGTCCCAACACCAGGCCAACATTTTCAAATCGATGAAGGACGTCCGTTTCGAGGGGACGATTTCCCATCAATGCGGTGTGACCATGAACGACAGCGTCGAGGCGCGCGTCATCGCCGAGGTCATGGCGGACAAAGCCGGAATAACCGTCACCTATATGCCGGCGATGATCCGGATCGATGGTAACGGCAAAATCCTGTTCGACATGGCGGAGATTTCCGAGGCGCTCGGCCGCGTCATGACCCCGCATTTGTTCGAGATTTCGACCTCAACGCACTACGGCAGGATGGTGATGATCGACGACAACACCGTCGCGCTATTCGGCGACATGAACGATGCCCTTGCTTACGAATAG
- a CDS encoding aromatic/alkene monooxygenase hydroxylase subunit beta — protein sequence MSAQVQTAPQKSGAAGAAIFAGSESRKYNYYEPKGRKATHYEDMTVDVQPDPERYLLQDWIISFGDGRPAYSKDSTAAKSSNWHKFRAIDQEWERTHYQRQSTICGMIQNVIDNGRKSGAASRFDKTWIKVLQDHLGAYKHAEFGLGTATMQAQRYGYTQMINNAVLTNSSYKLRFAQDLTLYLAELGIDIGPTLDTAAGKKHWLEDPVWQGTRKSVESIMGATDYLEQYFAINLVFEPLVGELFRSGFIMQLAAAQGDFITPAVVSAAEADYERNLANAVELFHILAHEPEFAAHNQGVFNGWLAEHGALALEAAKNLQPIWSQPRAKVSSFADALAAAKNRIKTITTEVGIRAPASLTA from the coding sequence ATGAGCGCTCAAGTCCAAACTGCACCACAGAAGTCGGGAGCCGCGGGTGCGGCAATCTTCGCCGGTTCCGAAAGCCGGAAGTACAATTACTACGAACCGAAAGGCCGCAAGGCGACGCATTATGAAGACATGACCGTCGACGTTCAGCCCGACCCGGAACGCTATTTGTTGCAGGACTGGATCATCTCCTTCGGCGACGGACGCCCAGCCTATTCAAAAGACTCGACCGCCGCCAAAAGTTCGAACTGGCACAAGTTCCGCGCCATCGATCAGGAGTGGGAGCGCACCCATTACCAGCGTCAATCGACAATCTGCGGCATGATCCAGAACGTGATCGATAATGGTCGCAAGTCCGGCGCGGCATCGCGCTTCGACAAGACCTGGATCAAGGTTCTGCAGGATCACCTCGGCGCCTACAAACATGCCGAATTCGGCCTGGGGACCGCGACGATGCAGGCGCAGCGTTACGGCTATACCCAGATGATCAATAATGCCGTGTTGACCAACTCCTCCTACAAGCTGCGCTTTGCCCAGGATCTCACGCTCTATCTGGCCGAGCTGGGGATCGACATCGGTCCGACCCTCGATACCGCGGCGGGCAAGAAGCACTGGCTGGAGGATCCGGTCTGGCAGGGCACGCGCAAGTCCGTCGAGTCGATCATGGGCGCGACCGATTATCTCGAACAATACTTCGCGATCAATCTGGTGTTCGAGCCGCTCGTCGGCGAACTGTTCCGCAGCGGCTTCATCATGCAGTTGGCTGCCGCGCAGGGCGACTTCATCACGCCGGCGGTGGTCTCGGCCGCCGAGGCCGACTATGAGCGCAATCTCGCCAATGCGGTGGAGCTGTTCCATATCCTGGCCCACGAGCCGGAGTTCGCGGCTCACAACCAGGGCGTATTCAACGGTTGGCTCGCCGAGCATGGGGCGCTTGCGCTCGAGGCCGCGAAGAATCTGCAGCCGATCTGGTCGCAGCCACGGGCGAAGGTATCCAGCTTTGCCGATGCGCTGGCGGCCGCCAAGAACCGTATCAAGACCATCACCACCGAGGTCGGTATCCGGGCGCCTGCTTCGCTCACCGCCTAA
- a CDS encoding FAD-binding oxidoreductase: MPAPAIHTVRFEPLGVEMEVEEGETVLDAAFRQGISLMHGCKEGQCGSCKSRLLDGDIELLKYSTFALPDYESETNHVLLCRTHAFSDLTVELLNYDEDLLSRSIAVKEFDARVVGVRALTHDIRQLEVELEKPLRFWAGQYVDLTVPEKGITRAFSMASAPNSPTTLHFIIKKYPDGAFSSLLDGDLKPGDKLIAKGPYGTCFRREERSGPMILVGGGSGMSPLWSILADHIESGEQRPIRFFYGARTRADLFLLDELAAISSKLPDFKFIPALSHAQPSDEWHGESGFIHEAVGRHLRQEQLAGEIDSYSCGPPQMIDAVLPVLQMAGVEPDRIYFDKFTQPTR; encoded by the coding sequence ATGCCGGCACCAGCAATTCATACCGTCCGTTTCGAGCCGCTCGGCGTCGAAATGGAAGTTGAAGAGGGCGAGACCGTGCTCGATGCAGCGTTCCGGCAGGGCATCTCCCTGATGCACGGCTGCAAGGAAGGTCAATGTGGCAGTTGCAAGTCCCGCCTGCTCGACGGCGACATCGAGCTTCTCAAATACTCGACGTTCGCGCTGCCGGATTATGAAAGTGAGACCAACCACGTTCTGCTATGCCGGACACACGCCTTCAGCGATCTGACCGTCGAACTTCTGAATTACGACGAAGATCTGTTGAGCCGCTCCATCGCGGTCAAGGAATTCGATGCGCGGGTCGTCGGCGTCCGGGCGCTGACCCACGATATCCGCCAGCTCGAGGTCGAGCTCGAAAAGCCGCTGCGCTTCTGGGCCGGACAGTATGTCGATCTGACGGTTCCGGAAAAGGGCATCACGCGCGCCTTCTCGATGGCAAGCGCGCCCAACAGTCCGACGACGCTTCATTTCATCATCAAGAAATATCCCGATGGCGCGTTCTCCTCGCTGCTCGACGGTGACTTGAAGCCCGGCGACAAGCTTATCGCCAAGGGACCGTATGGCACGTGTTTTCGCCGCGAGGAGCGCTCCGGCCCCATGATCCTGGTCGGCGGGGGCTCCGGGATGTCGCCGTTATGGTCGATTCTCGCCGATCATATCGAGAGCGGCGAACAGCGGCCGATCCGTTTCTTCTATGGGGCGCGCACGCGCGCGGACCTGTTCCTGCTGGACGAGTTGGCGGCCATCTCGAGCAAGCTTCCCGACTTCAAATTTATTCCGGCGCTGTCGCACGCGCAGCCCTCCGACGAGTGGCACGGCGAGAGCGGCTTCATCCACGAAGCCGTGGGCCGGCATCTTCGGCAAGAGCAACTGGCCGGCGAGATCGACAGCTATTCGTGCGGTCCGCCGCAGATGATCGACGCCGTTCTGCCGGTTCTGCAGATGGCCGGGGTCGAGCCGGATCGTATCTACTTCGACAAGTTCACACAGCCTACGCGATGA
- a CDS encoding aromatic/alkene/methane monooxygenase hydroxylase/oxygenase subunit alpha yields MTASLTLNKITAQKGIGITEAANRVADLGWTPSYVQEAMTFPTDYKISKVARDPMKQVLRSYFPMQEEKDNRVYGALDAALRGDMFRNVEPRWVEWMKLFLAIIPFPEISAARSMAMVGRLAPGEELRTGFTMQMVDEFRHSTIQMNLKKWYMENYIDPAGFDITEAAFGKCYATTIGRQFAEGFITGDAITSANVYLTVVAETAFTNTLFVAMPSEAARNGDYALPTVFLSVQSDESRHIGNGHSMLMSMINNPDNHLLLERDLKYAFWQNHAIVDAAIGTFIEYGTTNRDKNKESYAELWHRWIYEDYYRTYMLPLEKYGIKIHHDDVSEAWDRIVKKNYVHKVAQFFSVGWPVNFWRIEAQTEKDFEWFEHKYPGWYAEFGDYWKWYGRKSKPGETNILFDQENGYVYPHRCWSCMVPCLIREDIVCDEVDGKVYTYCSKQCAWTHKVAFAAEYEGRPTPAMGRFSGRREWEDCYHGWDLADAIKDLGFVRPDGKTLVPQPHLRFDDKEMWTLDHVRGHTLQSPLRLLRELSPADREKSLAEYRKGFKIRPFN; encoded by the coding sequence ATGACGGCCAGTCTCACGCTCAACAAGATAACGGCACAGAAGGGTATCGGTATTACGGAGGCCGCGAACCGCGTCGCCGATCTCGGCTGGACACCGAGCTACGTTCAGGAAGCGATGACCTTCCCGACCGACTACAAGATCTCGAAAGTCGCCAGGGACCCGATGAAACAGGTCCTGCGGTCCTACTTCCCGATGCAGGAGGAAAAGGACAACCGCGTTTACGGCGCACTCGATGCGGCGCTGCGTGGCGACATGTTCCGCAATGTCGAGCCGCGCTGGGTCGAGTGGATGAAGCTGTTCCTGGCGATCATTCCGTTCCCGGAGATTTCGGCGGCGCGTTCGATGGCCATGGTCGGGCGGCTTGCACCCGGCGAGGAGCTACGTACCGGCTTCACCATGCAGATGGTCGACGAATTCCGGCATTCGACGATCCAGATGAACCTCAAGAAATGGTACATGGAGAACTACATCGACCCGGCAGGCTTCGACATCACCGAAGCCGCGTTCGGCAAGTGCTATGCGACCACGATCGGCCGGCAGTTCGCCGAAGGCTTCATCACCGGCGACGCCATCACCTCGGCCAACGTCTATCTGACGGTCGTCGCGGAGACGGCCTTTACCAACACGCTCTTTGTCGCGATGCCCTCCGAGGCCGCACGCAACGGCGACTACGCGCTTCCGACCGTGTTCCTGTCGGTGCAGTCGGACGAATCGCGCCATATCGGCAACGGTCATTCGATGCTGATGTCGATGATCAACAATCCCGACAACCATCTCTTGCTCGAGCGGGATCTGAAATACGCGTTCTGGCAGAACCACGCCATCGTCGATGCCGCCATTGGTACGTTCATCGAGTACGGCACCACCAATCGCGACAAGAACAAGGAATCCTATGCGGAGCTCTGGCACCGCTGGATTTATGAAGACTACTACCGGACCTACATGCTGCCGCTCGAGAAATACGGCATCAAGATCCACCATGACGACGTCTCCGAAGCGTGGGATCGCATCGTCAAGAAGAACTACGTCCACAAGGTTGCACAGTTCTTCTCCGTTGGCTGGCCGGTCAATTTCTGGCGCATCGAGGCGCAGACCGAGAAAGATTTCGAGTGGTTCGAGCACAAATATCCAGGCTGGTACGCCGAGTTCGGCGACTACTGGAAATGGTACGGCAGGAAGAGCAAGCCGGGCGAGACCAACATCCTGTTCGACCAGGAGAACGGCTACGTCTATCCGCACCGGTGCTGGAGCTGCATGGTGCCGTGCCTGATCCGCGAAGACATCGTTTGCGACGAAGTGGATGGCAAGGTCTACACCTATTGCTCCAAGCAATGTGCCTGGACCCATAAGGTGGCGTTTGCGGCCGAGTACGAGGGCCGTCCAACGCCGGCGATGGGCCGCTTCAGCGGCCGGCGCGAGTGGGAGGATTGCTACCACGGCTGGGACCTCGCCGACGCCATCAAGGACCTCGGCTTCGTTCGCCCGGACGGCAAGACGCTGGTGCCGCAACCGCATTTGCGCTTCGACGACAAGGAAATGTGGACGCTCGACCATGTGCGCGGTCACACCCTGCAGAGCCCATTGCGGCTGCTGCGGGAACTGAGTCCGGCGGATCGTGAGAAGTCGCTCGCGGAATATCGCAAGGGCTTCAAGATCCGGCCGTTCAACTGA
- a CDS encoding NAD(P)-dependent alcohol dehydrogenase, translating to MKAAVLHRYDETLSAKEFVSYEDVVDPRLENPTDVIVRIGGAGVCRTDLHIVEGIWREKSNVNLPYIMGHENAGWVEEVGKGVTGFKKGDPVICHPLVTSGHCLACRRGDDMHAEESVFPGINANGGYAQILLTGARSLIKLPKTLAPKDVAPYTDAGLTAYRAAKKASRHLLPGQYAVIIGAGGLGHIGIQVLKALCAAEIIVLDRAPGALELARGCGAHHVVNADGNEVEAVLSLTGGRGAEAVIDFVGEGDAIAKGLAMTRNAGFYYIVGYGGRIDIPTIDMITSEKTIVGNLVGTYAELVELMALADRGLVDLKTREYPLSAANDALHDLHHGRVPGRAVLIP from the coding sequence ATGAAAGCCGCCGTCCTGCATCGGTACGACGAAACCCTGAGCGCCAAGGAATTCGTCAGCTACGAAGACGTCGTCGATCCGCGCCTTGAGAATCCCACGGACGTGATCGTCCGCATCGGCGGTGCCGGCGTTTGCAGAACCGATCTCCATATCGTCGAAGGCATCTGGCGTGAAAAATCCAACGTCAATCTGCCTTACATCATGGGGCACGAGAACGCCGGCTGGGTTGAAGAGGTCGGCAAGGGCGTCACCGGGTTCAAGAAAGGCGACCCGGTGATCTGCCATCCACTCGTCACCAGCGGCCATTGCCTGGCGTGTCGTCGCGGCGATGACATGCACGCCGAAGAGAGCGTCTTTCCGGGGATCAATGCCAATGGCGGCTATGCCCAGATTCTTCTGACTGGCGCGCGCAGTCTGATCAAGCTCCCGAAGACGCTCGCGCCCAAGGACGTCGCCCCCTACACCGACGCCGGTCTCACGGCCTATCGCGCCGCCAAGAAAGCCTCGCGCCATCTCCTGCCCGGCCAGTACGCAGTGATTATCGGAGCCGGCGGTCTCGGGCATATTGGCATCCAGGTGTTGAAAGCTTTATGTGCGGCCGAGATCATCGTGCTTGATCGCGCGCCGGGCGCGCTCGAACTCGCCCGCGGTTGCGGCGCGCATCATGTGGTGAACGCGGACGGCAACGAGGTCGAAGCAGTCCTGTCATTGACCGGCGGCCGCGGAGCGGAAGCCGTCATCGACTTTGTCGGAGAGGGTGATGCAATCGCCAAGGGCCTGGCGATGACGAGGAACGCCGGCTTCTATTACATCGTCGGTTACGGCGGACGTATCGACATTCCGACCATCGACATGATCACGTCCGAAAAGACCATCGTCGGCAATCTTGTCGGGACCTACGCCGAGCTTGTCGAACTCATGGCATTGGCGGACCGCGGTCTGGTCGATCTGAAGACGCGCGAATATCCACTGAGCGCAGCCAACGATGCGCTTCATGATCTTCATCACGGCCGTGTGCCCGGACGCGCGGTGCTTATCCCATGA
- a CDS encoding sigma-54-dependent Fis family transcriptional regulator — MLSTEERVALARRELERHGTVPAELLSPDILESWKRCADVQLDPRRPPPLQIEGAAVLRAARQRHELVLRLAMAEMHSLHSQIAGTNFVIAFASPDGMLLDMVADDSFRTSVHGASIRPGAVWSEARCGTNALGTASIVRRQVLVHGAEHYFPRFGGLTCVASPVFTPNGSLAGVLDASSDCRSRQEHTQALVAMAAAQIENGLFRRQHENDLLIAFHSRSEYVHTLSAGLLAVDREGRVLALNGRAKNLLQGLTTTPGQRFEELFLTPFQSFLSESRRQEHQRLDDAVGSAFVATIENLRSTEMPRRPAVPPRPAVTGFVAHDPAVQAIVRQVETAAARKMPILIRGETGTGKEQLARHAHAASGRTGAFVPVNCAALPESLVEAELFGYAEGSFTGARRGGAVGLVKEADGGTLFLDEIGDMPVTLQAVLLRLLDDWTVRPIGGARAKVDVFLVSATNATLDKAILEGRFRSDLLYRLNTLEVTLPRLQDRTDFDAIVHHLLGAIDPDCEITSATIANLALRPWPGNIRELRNMLARFTLSATDGFIDEAAVGAMIGPPPHKASGSLQDIQRARVLAVHSETAGNISETARRLGISRNTVYRALGHSRRDSGP; from the coding sequence ATGCTGTCCACGGAGGAGCGCGTCGCACTTGCGCGTCGCGAGCTAGAACGGCACGGCACGGTTCCAGCCGAACTGTTGTCGCCGGATATTCTGGAAAGCTGGAAGCGCTGCGCCGACGTCCAATTGGATCCCCGCCGCCCGCCACCGCTTCAGATAGAAGGAGCTGCAGTGCTGCGGGCGGCGCGACAGCGGCATGAACTCGTGTTGCGGCTCGCCATGGCGGAAATGCACAGCCTTCACAGCCAGATCGCCGGAACGAATTTCGTGATCGCCTTCGCATCGCCTGACGGCATGTTGCTGGATATGGTTGCCGACGACAGCTTTCGGACGTCGGTGCATGGCGCTTCGATCAGGCCTGGCGCCGTCTGGTCGGAGGCACGTTGCGGAACCAATGCATTGGGGACCGCTTCCATCGTGCGCCGCCAGGTTCTTGTCCATGGCGCCGAACATTACTTTCCACGTTTCGGCGGCCTCACCTGTGTCGCATCACCGGTCTTTACCCCCAATGGGTCCTTGGCGGGTGTGCTGGATGCGTCGTCGGACTGCCGATCGCGTCAAGAACACACCCAGGCGCTCGTGGCCATGGCCGCGGCGCAGATCGAGAACGGCCTGTTTCGCCGCCAACACGAGAACGACCTGCTGATCGCGTTCCATAGCCGGAGCGAATACGTGCATACGCTCAGCGCCGGATTGCTCGCTGTCGATCGCGAGGGTCGGGTGCTGGCATTGAACGGACGTGCCAAGAACCTGCTGCAGGGTCTAACCACTACCCCCGGACAGCGCTTCGAGGAATTATTCCTGACACCCTTCCAATCCTTCCTCTCGGAAAGCCGCAGGCAGGAGCACCAGCGGTTGGACGACGCGGTAGGGAGCGCGTTTGTCGCGACGATCGAGAACCTCCGTTCGACCGAGATGCCGCGGCGGCCGGCGGTGCCGCCGAGGCCGGCGGTGACCGGCTTCGTCGCCCACGATCCGGCGGTGCAGGCGATCGTGCGTCAGGTCGAAACCGCAGCAGCCCGCAAGATGCCGATCCTGATCCGCGGCGAGACCGGCACCGGCAAGGAACAGCTCGCCCGCCACGCCCACGCCGCCAGCGGACGTACCGGCGCCTTCGTCCCCGTCAACTGCGCCGCGCTTCCGGAGAGCCTCGTCGAGGCGGAACTATTCGGCTATGCCGAGGGCTCCTTTACCGGCGCGCGGCGCGGCGGCGCCGTTGGCCTCGTCAAGGAGGCCGACGGCGGAACCCTGTTCCTCGACGAAATCGGCGACATGCCCGTCACATTGCAAGCGGTGCTGCTCCGCCTGCTCGACGACTGGACCGTGCGTCCGATCGGCGGCGCGCGCGCCAAGGTCGACGTCTTTCTTGTCTCCGCCACCAACGCCACCCTCGACAAGGCCATCCTCGAAGGGCGCTTCCGCTCCGACCTGCTCTACCGCCTCAATACCCTCGAGGTGACGCTGCCGCGGCTGCAGGACCGCACCGACTTCGACGCCATCGTCCACCATTTGCTCGGCGCTATCGATCCGGATTGCGAAATCACCTCGGCCACCATCGCCAACCTCGCCTTGCGGCCCTGGCCCGGCAACATCCGCGAACTGCGCAACATGCTGGCACGCTTCACCCTTTCCGCCACCGACGGCTTCATCGACGAAGCCGCGGTCGGAGCCATGATCGGCCCGCCTCCGCACAAGGCCTCCGGCTCGCTGCAGGACATCCAGCGCGCCCGCGTCCTCGCCGTCCACTCCGAGACCGCCGGCAACATCAGTGAAACCGCACGACGTCTCGGTATCTCAAGAAATACCGTCTATCGGGCGCTCGGCCACAGCCGCCGGGACAGCGGCCCATAG
- a CDS encoding sigma-54-dependent Fis family transcriptional regulator: MDQREVRVAWEKFVERGALSANLRSSVAASWQRSKNHHVTVDRARAPLVPEAELYRHRSKHALLRNAARSALESSGTFLSDANSMMILTDPSGLIIDTQGDARVIDAGRAVHLEHGGRWSEADIGTNAIGAAMAESKPVQIRGTEHFCSEIQRWTCAAVPIHDPADGELLGVVDISGPADTFNPQSLALAVSVGHHVESVLAQSIRQDHENLLRYFLSKRSLWASDDCVVLDRRGMIVHATEHALSVVRGHRKFVADGAPTQFLKAIPFDEWPLKLKEILPNASFDLVRNESSNIGAIILLHTRRRVAVVDRSSQTENLRSTEMPRRPAVPPKPAVTGFVAHDPAVQAIVRQVETAAARKMPILIRGETGTGKEQLARHAHAASGRTGAFVPVNCAALPESLVEAELFGYAEGSFTGARRGGAVGLVKEADGGTLFLDEIGDMPVTLQAVLLRLLDDWTVRPIGGARAKVDVFLVSATNATLDKAILEGRFRSDLLYRLNTLEVTLPRLQDRTDFDAIVHHLLGAIDPDCEITSATIANLAMRPWPGNIRELRNMLARFTLAATDGFIDEAAVGAMIGPPPHKTSGSLQDIQRARVLAVHSETAGNISETARRLGISRNTVYRVLEQCPARSG; this comes from the coding sequence ATGGACCAACGAGAAGTGCGCGTGGCGTGGGAAAAATTCGTCGAGCGCGGAGCCCTGTCGGCGAATTTGAGATCATCGGTCGCAGCATCGTGGCAGAGATCTAAAAACCATCACGTCACGGTCGATCGCGCCAGAGCGCCGCTGGTACCGGAAGCCGAGTTGTATCGTCACCGTTCCAAGCACGCCTTGCTCCGCAATGCCGCACGCTCCGCGCTCGAGAGCTCCGGAACATTCCTGAGCGATGCGAACTCCATGATGATTTTGACTGATCCCTCCGGATTGATCATCGATACACAGGGAGACGCCAGAGTTATTGATGCCGGTCGCGCGGTTCATCTGGAGCATGGCGGACGATGGAGCGAAGCCGACATCGGCACCAATGCCATCGGCGCCGCGATGGCGGAATCGAAACCCGTCCAGATTCGCGGTACGGAGCATTTCTGCTCGGAAATTCAGCGATGGACCTGCGCTGCCGTTCCGATTCATGACCCCGCCGACGGCGAACTTCTGGGAGTCGTTGATATTTCGGGTCCGGCAGACACTTTCAACCCGCAGAGTCTCGCGCTGGCCGTTTCCGTGGGCCATCATGTGGAAAGCGTATTGGCGCAATCGATCAGGCAGGATCACGAAAATCTGCTGCGTTACTTTCTCTCCAAGAGGTCGTTGTGGGCAAGCGACGATTGCGTCGTGCTCGATCGACGGGGCATGATCGTCCATGCGACCGAGCACGCACTGAGCGTCGTCAGGGGTCACCGCAAATTTGTTGCCGATGGTGCGCCCACACAATTTCTGAAAGCGATCCCCTTTGACGAGTGGCCGCTCAAATTGAAGGAGATCCTTCCGAACGCGAGCTTCGATCTCGTGAGGAACGAAAGCTCCAACATTGGTGCCATCATATTGCTGCACACGCGCCGGCGTGTGGCAGTCGTAGATCGAAGCAGCCAAACCGAGAACCTCCGTTCGACCGAGATGCCGCGGCGGCCGGCGGTGCCGCCCAAACCGGCGGTGACCGGCTTCGTCGCCCACGATCCGGCGGTGCAGGCGATCGTGCGTCAGGTCGAAACCGCAGCAGCCCGCAAGATGCCGATCCTGATCCGCGGCGAGACCGGCACCGGCAAGGAACAGCTCGCCCGCCACGCCCACGCCGCCAGCGGACGTACCGGCGCCTTCGTCCCCGTCAACTGCGCCGCGCTTCCGGAGAGCCTCGTCGAGGCGGAACTATTCGGCTATGCCGAGGGCTCCTTTACCGGCGCGCGGCGCGGCGGCGCCGTTGGCCTCGTCAAGGAGGCCGACGGCGGAACCCTGTTCCTCGACGAAATCGGCGACATGCCCGTCACATTGCAAGCGGTGCTGCTCCGCCTGCTCGACGACTGGACCGTGCGTCCGATCGGCGGCGCGCGCGCCAAGGTCGACGTCTTTCTTGTCTCCGCCACCAACGCCACCCTCGACAAGGCCATCCTCGAAGGGCGCTTCCGCTCCGACCTGCTCTACCGCCTCAATACCCTCGAGGTGACGCTGCCGCGGCTGCAGGACCGCACCGACTTCGACGCCATCGTCCACCATTTGCTCGGCGCTATCGATCCGGATTGCGAAATCACCTCGGCCACCATCGCCAACCTCGCCATGCGGCCCTGGCCCGGCAACATCCGCGAACTGCGCAACATGCTGGCGCGCTTCACCCTTGCCGCCACCGACGGCTTCATCGACGAGGCCGCGGTCGGGGCCATGATCGGCCCGCCTCCGCACAAGACCTCCGGCTCGTTGCAGGACATCCAGCGCGCCCGCGTCCTCGCCGTCCACTCCGAAACCGCCGGCAACATCAGCGAAACCGCACGACGTCTCGGTATCTCAAGAAATACCGTCTATCGGGTTCTGGAGCAGTGTCCGGCGCGGTCAGGATAA